Proteins from a genomic interval of bacterium:
- a CDS encoding acyl-CoA synthetase, which translates to MTAQTARGPAAASSGAAGLDAILRPRSIAVIGASRSPDAIGHQILSNLVRHGFTGAVYPINPNADSIHSIRAYPRIGDVPERVDLAVIAVPAERVVAVAKECAAAGVRGVVVVSAGFREIGREGAERERELVEIVRRHGMRLVGPNCLGVLNATPGVSMNATFAPVMPAPGRVAFLSQSGALGLSILDYASEYRVGVSQFVSVGNKPDVSGNDLLEYWEDDDSIGVILMYVESFGNPRRFREIASRVSRKKPIIALKAGRSKAGAGAALSHTGALAADDIAVDALLAQAGVLRAASIEELFDMAMALGVQPPPRSPRTAIVTNSGGPGILAADALEMNGLELAQLAPETVERLRPLFPEEASLRNPVDMIATARPSTYRGALEAVLCDDGVDAAIAIFVPPLGVRQEDVAEAIAEAARTCRTKPVLAVLMGREGLPQGRAALEELQIPAYTFPESAARALAALNRYREWLERPVAEVVPLPVDRDRAAALIEGARREGRQRLTEIESLELLAAYGIPITPARLARDPEEAVRFAAEFGFPVVMKVSSPAIVHKTDVGGVELGIGNLQEARAAYERLVDIAARVAPDVELHGILVQKQLEGGRETIAGISRDPLFGPLVAFGLGGIFVEVLRDVVFRLAPIDELEAERMVTGLRGARLLTGVRGQKPCDTAALVEVLRRLSQLAVDFPAIAELDVNPLLAFERGAVAVDARVVLGDDVGGERERQEGPLRRLVRRGGRAAPRGAGAR; encoded by the coding sequence ATGACGGCTCAGACGGCAAGGGGCCCGGCGGCGGCGTCCAGCGGCGCCGCCGGCCTCGATGCGATCCTCCGGCCGCGCAGCATCGCGGTCATCGGTGCGTCGCGCTCACCCGACGCGATCGGGCATCAGATCCTCTCCAACCTCGTGCGGCACGGCTTCACGGGCGCCGTCTACCCGATCAACCCGAACGCGGACTCGATCCACTCGATCCGCGCTTATCCTCGGATCGGCGATGTGCCGGAGCGGGTGGATCTCGCGGTGATCGCGGTGCCGGCGGAGCGGGTGGTCGCCGTGGCGAAGGAGTGTGCGGCCGCGGGCGTGCGGGGGGTGGTCGTCGTCTCCGCGGGGTTCCGTGAGATCGGGCGCGAGGGCGCGGAGCGGGAGCGGGAGCTGGTCGAGATCGTCCGGCGACACGGCATGCGGCTCGTCGGCCCGAACTGCCTGGGGGTGCTGAACGCGACCCCCGGCGTCTCGATGAACGCAACGTTCGCGCCGGTGATGCCCGCGCCGGGCCGCGTGGCGTTCCTCTCGCAGTCGGGCGCGTTGGGGCTGAGCATCCTGGACTACGCCAGCGAGTACCGGGTCGGGGTCTCCCAGTTCGTCTCGGTGGGCAACAAGCCGGACGTGAGCGGCAACGACCTGCTGGAGTACTGGGAAGACGACGACTCGATCGGCGTGATCCTGATGTACGTGGAGAGCTTCGGCAATCCGCGCCGGTTCCGGGAGATCGCGTCGCGGGTCTCGCGGAAGAAGCCGATCATCGCGCTCAAGGCCGGCCGCTCCAAGGCGGGCGCCGGCGCTGCGCTCTCGCACACCGGCGCGCTCGCGGCCGATGACATCGCGGTGGACGCGCTGCTGGCGCAGGCGGGCGTGCTGCGCGCCGCCTCGATCGAGGAACTCTTCGACATGGCGATGGCGCTGGGCGTGCAGCCGCCGCCGCGCTCGCCGCGCACGGCGATCGTGACCAACTCAGGTGGCCCGGGCATCCTGGCGGCGGACGCGCTGGAGATGAACGGTCTGGAGCTGGCGCAACTGGCGCCGGAGACCGTCGAGCGCCTGCGGCCGCTGTTCCCCGAGGAGGCGTCGCTCCGCAATCCGGTGGACATGATCGCGACGGCGCGGCCGTCGACGTATCGTGGCGCGCTCGAGGCGGTGCTGTGCGACGACGGCGTGGACGCCGCGATCGCGATCTTCGTCCCGCCGCTCGGCGTGCGGCAGGAGGACGTGGCGGAGGCCATCGCCGAGGCGGCTCGCACGTGTCGGACGAAGCCGGTGTTGGCGGTGCTGATGGGCCGGGAGGGGTTGCCGCAGGGCCGGGCCGCGCTGGAGGAGCTGCAGATCCCGGCGTACACGTTCCCGGAGTCGGCGGCGCGGGCGCTCGCTGCGTTGAACCGCTACCGCGAGTGGCTGGAGCGGCCGGTGGCCGAGGTGGTGCCGCTGCCCGTGGACCGGGACCGGGCGGCCGCGCTCATCGAAGGCGCGCGACGGGAAGGGCGGCAGCGCCTCACGGAGATCGAGTCGCTCGAGCTCCTGGCGGCGTACGGGATCCCGATCACGCCGGCCCGGCTCGCCCGCGACCCCGAGGAGGCCGTTCGCTTCGCCGCGGAGTTCGGCTTCCCCGTGGTGATGAAGGTCTCCTCGCCCGCCATCGTGCACAAGACGGACGTGGGCGGCGTGGAGCTCGGGATCGGCAACCTGCAGGAGGCGCGCGCCGCCTACGAGCGGCTGGTGGACATCGCCGCGCGAGTGGCGCCGGACGTGGAGTTGCACGGCATCCTGGTCCAGAAGCAGCTCGAGGGAGGGCGCGAGACCATTGCGGGCATCTCGCGCGATCCGCTGTTCGGCCCGCTGGTGGCGTTCGGGCTGGGCGGGATCTTCGTCGAGGTGCTGCGCGACGTGGTGTTCCGGCTCGCGCCGATCGACGAGCTCGAGGCGGAACGGATGGTCACGGGGCTACGGGGTGCACGGCTGCTGACGGGCGTGCGCGGCCAGAAGCCGTGTGACACCGCGGCGCTCGTCGAGGTGCTGCGTCGGCTCTCGCAGCTCGCCGTGGACTTCCCGGCCATCGCGGAGTTGGATGTGAACCCGCTGCTCGCGTTCGAGCGCGGCGCAGTCGCGGTGGATGCGCGCGTGGTGCTCGGCGACGATGTCGGCGGCGAGCGAGAGCGGCAGGAGGGTCCGCTCAGGCGCCTGGTCCGGCGCGGCGGCCGAGCAGCGCCTCGAGGCGCGGGAGCCCGGTGA